One window from the genome of Bacillus rossius redtenbacheri isolate Brsri chromosome 17, Brsri_v3, whole genome shotgun sequence encodes:
- the LOC134540589 gene encoding uncharacterized protein LOC134540589, translated as MEPAEPGEEMLEYINRHKDHLGMVNLLLKDVMGNLENHNRSLVKLVKNQRTLAQRLWEVWRNSQAGVTQQAGGDGVLNSNGILCFREYGVQLDEVKVNHVEDVGDLNEDTCHFNEDEIHFNEVDDHKKEALPRLNKTMGHFKEVTGLYKKRLKIFIKHLLELNQDMHKLYQYTRNYHEHMRHFKEHTHQFFEFLRDITGKDMSHIDEEICHFDEDLGHFEEDLRKIDGDMCQFNEVMKILENLVHFDIAMGHSKEDMDHFEEDMGHFKFVRGQT; from the coding sequence ATGGAGCCCGCCGAGCCCGGAGAAGAAATGTTGGAGTACATAAACAGGCACAAGGACCATCTTGGAATGGTGAATCTGCTTCTAAAAGACGTGATGGGGAATCTTGAAAATCACAATCGGTCCCTGGTCAAGTTGGTCAAGAACCAAAGAACGTTGGCCCAGCGCCTGTGGGAGGTGTGGAGGAACTCGCAAGCAGGAGTGACTCAGCAGGCGGGAGGGGATGGTGTTCTCAACAGCAATGGCATACTATGCTTCAGGGAGTACGGCGTTCAGTTGGACGAAGTCAAGGTGAACCACGTTGAAGATGTGGGTGACTTGAATGAAGATACGTGTCACTTCAATGAAGACGAGATTCACTTCAACGAAGTCGACGATCACAAGAAAGAAGCCCTGCCTCGCTTAAATAAAACTATGGGTCACTTCAAGGAAGTCACAGGTCTGTACAAAAAACGcttgaaaatttttatcaaacaCCTGCTCGAATTAAACCAAGACATGCACAAGTTATACCAATACACACGTAATTACCATGAACACATGCGTCACTTCAAAGAACACACGCATCAATTCTTTGAATTCTTGCGTGATATCACTGGCAAAGACATGAGTCACATTGACGAAGAAATATGCCACTTCGATGAAGACCTAGGTCACTTTGAAGAAGACTTGCGTAAAATCGATGGAGACATGTGCCAATTTAACGAAGTCATGAAAATCTTGGAAAACCTGGTTCACTTTGATATAGCCATGGGTCACTCTAAAGAAGACATGGATCACTTTGAAGAAGACATGGGTCACTTCAAGTTTGTCAGGGGCCAAACATGA